AAAGGCATACATGCCTGAGCCACAACTACGGCGTCAATAGGATTCTTTCCCATCCCAATCCATATCAGCAACGAAGATGCAACCATAATTGCAGTGACTAAAACAGTAACCTGGTGGAAATTTGTTATTGGATAGGACAAAATATTAATACCAAAgagtttttcttgaaaaatgacGGGTAACACAAGCGAAAAACTGCATCTGTACCAGAATCACAACTTTTTGCCGACTTCCTATTTCAATAAAGCGAAAGGTGCAAAAATTGCAGCAACTACTGGCACTATAATCAGTTTTACTGATCTTCTCCAGCAGTGCTTCTCTGGAGCTAcattcttcatcttcttcatcatcatttgTTTGATGGCAAAGGTCCACCCTGTAAGTCACAAGTTTCAATTAAGACCGATCTGTAGTGAAATGCAAACTCTTCATTTACTAAGACAATAATGATTGGTCAGCGTATTAAAAAAGCTAGGTTTTTGTGCAAATGTGAGATTTACCCTTTGAGATAAACATAATTCAACTTAATGTATTGCATATATGATTAAAAACAGAAGCACATGGGAAATCATGAAAAACATATTTAATATGACACTTGTCTTTTTTTATATAGACACTGCATTAATCACGCATGCAAGAGCAAAACGCCAGATTATGTATGTATCAGACACTATTATATACATTCcctcgaaaaagaaattacCAAAATGACAAGAGTAGAAGAAATGCCGCAACAAACAAAATTTTGGGAAAAGCTGCAAACAAATAATATCTCTGGGTCAAATATCCACATAGGGTAACCACGGACATGTAAAAATTTAGAATCCAAATAACAGCCTTGTAAGTTGTAACCTGCATACCCATGATAATGAAACCACAAGACTGTGACCAGAAAAGCCAGTCCTTACAAGCAGCGAGGGGAGTTAACCCAAAATAAAGCAAATAACCTGCCGAATAATTTCCAATTCAATTTAGCAAAAAAAGGCCAAACAGGAAAGCTACTTGAAAACTCGTAGTCAACAACAAAGCAAAAGCAAATGAAGTAAATCTATAATAAGACATGAGTAGAATCCAATGAAAACCATGATCATCGCAGGCAGTAACATAAAAATGTTATCGTCGAGGGAACTCCAAGCAAGTAGTGGTCTGGTTGCTGTTACAAGTTCGACATAATTCATTTTTGACTTGTCACAACTTTTTAAAGAAAACCACATCAAGGCCATAGAACTGCGACAGAAATAAAAGGGGACCTAGATATCTTACAGTACATTGTCAATGAGGACTAATGAAAAAGCAAACAGATTACCGCAATCAAAGAGCTAATATAGAATCTAATAAAGCAAAGGCCTCTGaaataacaacaataaaaaaaacCAGTAATTCTCACCAAAATTTGATGTTCCGATAAGTAGATGAAAGACCTgatattgaaaaaaaatatcagAGAGACTCGAACAAAACAAAAGTTCAGCTAATTTTGCGCCATGAAACCTTAGATCATATCCCAATATCTCAACCACAACGCAAAAAAAAATTAGCATTCAGCATCAGAAAAACAGGGTATAGGGTTGCAACCACATAACATTGAACAATGAGAGTTTGTAGTTAAGGAGCAGACAATCACTGAGGTGATTGTGATAAAAGTGAAGTGATTGAGTAAAGCATTGACAAAGTAAAACAAGATTACCGATTCCCTTTTAGCACATGGTACCCGGTAACTTAGAGAAACCATTTATTGTGGTAGCGTATACAAATTGCATGTTATTGCCAAAAGGATTTGTAACTAAGGGGTTTATAAAAGTGAAGTAACTGCATACCTTTTGGCGGGTCCACCCAAGATGTGAATTCCTTAAATGAATTCTTATCATCTGGAACAATGGATAAGGAATAACCAATCAAAAATCAATACTGAAGTTTATCATTTCATTTGAATGCTGAAAAAACATCACTCTTGTTGATAGAGAAGTTTAAAAGGCAGAAACCAAAAGTAAATATAGCAAAAGAATATTCAACGTCATATAAATCTTCAGGAGCTTGCAACCGTAAAACCAAAAACactttatttaatatgttgcaAACAAATAGCAAATAAATACCGATAATAACAAAAGTCTTACCAcaagaaattaaatttaaatgtttCCACCTGTGCCCTCATTAATCACGTTGCTAACACAATAGGCATATTTTACAATGTGACGGTAACATCATCAAATTTTGGCAAGAATAACGTGTTGAGCAACTATGTCAATACTCATCAACTAGCTGCATGACAAAGTTGTCAGTTTTGGTGTGTCATTCACATTCAAGACCTCAGAACTCACCATCCAACAAGAACAGCTAGCAATTTCATGTAATTTGCAGTGACTATAAATGGAATTGCATCAGTGATTTCATGCAAAAAAATTTGCTTCACGGAGAATCATTACTCGTACAAGAAAATAATGATCTCTAACTAAAAAAACCTAGATAAATCTTTCACCTCAATATTTTAAGGTTCACAACCTCAGGAAAATATTCAAGCAATCCATTTATGCATTATCAAAAAAAGCAAAAAACATCTCATGCTGAAACTGAGCTTTTAAATTGGATTTGACAGAAATCCTGTacaaatttaaaagaaattataTTTCGAATTCACAAACCTTAATCCTCAGCTGCTAAATTGGATTGACATGTCTGATTGCTTAAAAAGAAGCCTAGAGTTGCTCCAATTATGCAATAACTTGCCACAATAATAGCCAAactaaatttcaagaaaatattttaaaccgtcCCCTTTACCAGCACTAAGTATAAAACCAAAACACTAATATAAATATAGACAACAAACacaaaaaagaaaaggaaaccgATGATAGcataatttttttctaaaaaaatatgtCAAAGACACTTTAGAGTCCCAGCGACGCGCTTTTCCACAATAACAAGATGGAGATGCTACAAGAAAAGCCCATCAAGTCTCGTGATCATCAAACCAAAAGAATCAGAAAAAATGTAAGAATTACCTGATAGAAGGCAATAATTGCAATAACACCGTCGACACAAGCCAAGCCAATATCTACCCCCACTACCTCCTTGGGATAGCAGCTCCCATCTCtcaattccagcattttctttttcttttttctttcacACGGAAGACAAGCAAACACACAGTGGCCTCCGTGTATCCCTTAGTTTTCTGCACGAGTTTTTCACGAAACCGGCACAATTGGAGAGGCGAGATTTGCAGAGTGGTAAATATATGTGCATACAACGAAAGGGAGTGGCAATCACCTCTGCAGTAAAGGTATGTTGAGAAGAAAGTATTGTAGAGCGGCAAGAATCAAGAAGGATGCCCTTTTGTTTGATTTCGCTATTCTAAGATCTGCCTCCGGCTTCCCCCATCCCCACCACCCTTCTTCCCCTTCGTATCTCTCTGTATGTGTAATTTGTTGACTTCAAACAAAGAGTCGATTTGGGTAATTGGCCACACAGGTGGGTGGCTGGGATTCCGAACCCTTTCCCGTTAAATTAATTGAACTTtgtgatttattattatttgactaaaaaataatatttttaataaattaaatttttgttgttattattattattgtatttttttaaaaaaatgccgTTGGTTGGTTAACATTATTCAAATTATAATATTACCTGCTAAATGTagcttgtatatatattatattatatttcaaATGATGCAACCTTAATTCACTTTTTGGTCTAAGATCCTAATAAgtgattattaattattttctttccttttgttTTCAGTTATAATCTTTGTGGGCAAAAGAGATTTTTTGAAAAGATGGCTaatatatttgataaatatCACTCATAGATGCCTAAAAAATATTGCCTAAATCTTCCAACAGGTTGCGTTGGTCAATAAAACTACGGAGAACGTTTAAGCAGCATTAATtacatatattattattattattattattattattattattatcatctatataaatatatgactttatatatgaatttatttttttctcatTATTAATTGATTGTTTTACATTATTTGTTTACTTTAAATATGTGTGATTAttagtatttaattttttatgtctACCCACAttatattatgtttttttttatccaaTGATATCTTTTCATTATGCAAATtagtttttggttttttttatgCCTACCCACATTATAATTAGTTATTTTTAATCCAATGatttagattttttatttatcttttcattgtgtaaattaaattaattaaagtttaGAAATAACTCATTATCAAATGGTGAATTTTCTTTGGTgtcatattaatttttttcatgtCCTCATGTGACAGTTTGCTaaaatttatttgtttaaattaaattttttttgtaatcgaatattttttttttttggtttatatttataaattattaaaataaaaaacggTAAAAGATCGTTGTGATTTGAGTCGTCGATTTGGATTGGGTATGTCGGGTTGGCCTGCACCGCCAAACAATTTAAGTAAGTTAGATTGAAATTTTGTCGACTCATTTAAAGGTGGGCCTAAATAAACTCGCATGAGTTTATATTAAAtatctatatttataatattatcgATTTTCAATCATGATTTCTTGATATAAAatggaaaatattattttgatttcaaAATTGTGATGTTACTATCTTGTCCAAAAATTGTGGGTTGTTGAAATATTTTGGCACACTCAAAATTGACATTTGATTTGTATTTTTGGATTCCTGACAATATGTTTGTcaacataatattttttatttagttttatcaGTATCGCGAGGGgtaaatatgttttttttacaatatataaatattatcatCTCTTTAGATTAATATTCACTTTCATGTTTGACATATTATGGGTGTTGGTAAATAGAGAACAATAAATTCAAACAAACGAAACACAAAAGTCTGGGGTGAAACCAAAATTATATGGTATcgaaaattaatatataaatatttagttAATTTATCGATGTTAATATGTATAACAAATcttatatcataatatataaaatttcaaccttataaatgaaataaatcaagCATATATGAAATATACAAAATTTTATTACATATACTGTCaagtaatttattataattgtatTTTATTCTACAAGAATTATTGTCAAAGTCAGTGATTGTGAATTTAACATCTATTAAATCAGCAAACTAAAGAGTGTGTCAATTAAACTAATTGAGTAAtcacatatttttaaatttcctaattaattttttatcttaATAATCtgtttcatttaatattttaaattataaaacatCGTTACTGTAActatagatatttttttaaaatgttcataAGAACTCAATCACTAACTCATATGGAAAAACATTTATCGACATACTATGTTGAAAACATTCTAATTAATTCAGCGCATTTGCTGAAAATTTtctaattaattaagaaaaattcATTTACAATAATCATATTAATCTTTTTGGGCTAACACCATTTATTTTATAAGATATTCATCATAATTCTTTATTTGTatgttaatttttaaatttgaattatgatgtatattgtttttttaaaagttcttaaatatatttattcgaCAATTCAATactaacattttaaaatatattaattttatattatatgctTGCAACACTTCTAATCATGattataaaaattctaaaaatgAATTAGGTagaacataaaaaattatacaattAATCAAAAGACAGaaaataaaaactaaataattatttgttaCATATAAACTACTAATACCGACTTCTAAAGATTGAAATTGGTGAGAGTAGAGGCCACTATgtacttaaataataaaaagttaatgcttgaatGAGTCACACTGCGAAGTTAGTGAAGTAAAAACGAAGGACAATGTgggttaataaaaatattataatgggCTACGTTGAATGAGactcatatatattatatataagtaTCTCACTTGATCTCACCTTATGTTTTATCATTGTACAAAGCGAAAGTTCGTGCACTATAGTGTTctacattttcttaatttttctcttgattttaaatttaatttcatcATCTATTGGACTTTAAAGATATATTAGAATTGtttctaaacatctaatcttAAATGTGATCAATTAaccaaataattattatactTTGTATACAATAATAAAtagattaatatattttaagagagaaaaaataatatattgagAAGAATAAAAAAGAATGTTAGAATCAATACTATAATTATccaattttaatattaaatttaacaTCCTACATTCGAAAATGTGTTTATTGAGGTAAACACTATGATGATaaactaaaaataataatttatttatcattGTCACGTAATAATAATGTGATATTTATTCGGAATCAGAAaatgatgtattttaaatattttaattaaattgtataaacaattatttcaatatttttagtggataaacatgttaaatctattaaaattaaatagtagaatttaatgatgaatatgaatatattaATTCAACTTTCAATTATGCATTCtgtgagaacccaaatttttgggcacataattaattaaatatagacatgtataagaatttattttcgagttataataaatttgaaaatataaataatacatggaAATCGAAATCCAGTGCAAGATACACAGTAAATTAATACTGGATATCCACATAATTGGaaatattatattgtatataaGGAAGTTTTCTCAATAAGGAAGCTAGCAAATTTGCAATACAGTCCAGATACGTCACGAACCTGTACAAGGAAGCAGTCTACGTTCATCCAAGAGAGATTAGTGCAATCACCCATTTGATTAGCCATCAGCGTCATTCGTGGAGCGACTTCAGAGCTTACCTTGTAAGCTGATTTTCCgtgcctataaataggaggactCTTCATTCAGAACTTGCACTCCCAAATCTCGAAATCCTCTCTAGCATCaccgtattttcgaagatttCATCCTCAAGTAGCGAAGCTCTGCCGCAATCTCACCATTCACGTTTCCTTGAGCAGTCAGAATattgtaagtgggcttttgctatGTATTTCTTTGTAACTTAAACTTTGTATAAGTATTTCGTGACATTCGTTAAATGCTattatacattttataaaatctcGATCGATGTACGATATGTTCTTCTATTTACAATGTTCTTCGATTCTGCTGAGTTCATTCAAAAATTCCGATAAATGTTGTTTGATACATCTGATTTTTGTGGTTcactgttatgattcgagtgggatatggaacgacgattgtaaattatatatggccctcatcagtgggtataaaactgtgtttcggcccccatcagtgggtataaaactgtgtttcggccctcatcagtgggtataaaactgtgtttcggcccccatcagtgggtataaaactgtgttttggcctcaccccttagaggactaacatattggggacaatttgaccatggataaCGAGATGAATAACAGTGTTTTCATTTGTTCTGATTCGTTCTGTTCTGAATTGTCTGATAATCTTTGTTTCGCATTTCAATTCCGATTCTGATCTGATATGAGATACTATGTTTTGAAAAAAATCAGTTGCAATAtgggttttaaattatatttatatgtatttgtggtaatcgatcggcccccacttgctgagtgtttcccaaacactcaccccttacatttctccccagatgagaatgaagatcaagtagacaaggatgaataagacgtgttttggagttggagatGAAGTTTCGAGATATGAAGATTTCTCACTTATGTTCTTCCTAAGTTTCGATTCAAGTTGTATATCGCTTCCGCACATTTTATTTCGTTTTGGAATTTATCACTTtaagacaagattattttgagttaattatgaaatagactggttttggtttatactgaactacgaggcttgttgtttggcgattatgtgattgttgaacaacgccggtgtcgactaaccccggtctcggggcgtgacatttaagtggtatcagagccgccaggttcataatccagttgggaaaaaaaaaatcggtcAGACTTTGGCAAAGCGACGATACAGTCTATTCCGACTTCGTCGTGAGGCGTAGTTCGAAAACGTGAAAATCTTTGTTTAGACCTCTGAACTCGCGTTTTTGCTATTTTAGGAAAGTTTCACAGAACTTCTAACTTTTCGTTATAAACTCAGAATTTAATTCCGTCGACTGTTTTAGAATCCTCTCGACGTATTTTTTCTATCCATGGGTCAATGTCCAGACtttctatttttgaaaaatttctcGAAAAATCCCGTTCAACGTGCTTCTTGAACTACTTGTCGAAATTTTTGGAATTGTATTATGAGGACAATTagtatttgtatttatttttgggaATATACCTATCAGAGATAAGTTAATTTAAGCTTctgatttaagaaaaaaaaattgactcgaGGATGATAAGTTATTTATGAATATGAGAAAAGTTGATATAAGGATCATATCATAAGTTTTGGGTACTGTACTATAGAAGTTGATTTTGTGTCGATAGTTAATTGTGCGAGCAATATGTTTGGGTTATTAAGAATGCTAAGCGCTAACTTTAAATATGTAGGACCTGTAATATCTTGTGAGAGAATATCTTCACGGTAAGGAATTCATATTATTTTGGGATAACAAGTAGACTACGACCttacttaaataaaataagttatGAGATATTGATGGGTATCAAGAGAAGTATAGTACAATAAGTTTTGAATTTTGTGGTACTAAGAATGATTCAAAGAGAATGACATTCAATGAACTCTTTTGTGTTAGAGCGTAATAGGCTCATGGTCTTGATGAAAGTAAGATTTAGTAAAAGAACGATTATTTGAGGTAACAATTAGGTTATAATTTTCGGGATTTAGTCAATAACATATAGATCGAtattgagataagtttcatTATTCTATATGGGTTTTGAGTTTTGAGATAATAATTGGGGTAATTTCAAGATAAGATAAAATTAGTATCAATTCGTGTATGTTCAGTGCCGACTTGATTCAACTCACTTCGGTAGATTTCGACGTCATCCTAGGGACGAATTGGTTATCTAAGAGCCGTTCAATAGTAGATGGCCAGAGTAAGAATGTCAAACTCTGAATCCCGAACCAAGAATAAATCGGGTACCATGGCAATGCCAAggaacaaaaatatatttttttctgtTACCCAGACTTGGAAAGCCATACTATCGggagaagaagtttacctagcAATGGTGAACAAAGTGCAAGAAAGAGATGAGCTGAAGTTGGAAGATGTTCCAGTAATACGAAAATTTTCGGACGTTTTTTTTTCCAGAAAGGCTTCTTGGAATGGTCTTGGATGGTGAAGTAGATTTCGAGTAAATTCGGTACTTGATGATGCACCAATCTCCAATGCACtgtaccgaatggctccagatGAACTCAAGGAGCTAAAAGAACAAGTCTAAGAGTTGTTAGACAAAAAGCATATTATGTCAAGTGCATCTCATTGGGGAGCTGCAGTCCTATTTGTATGGAAGAAAGAT
This region of Primulina eburnea isolate SZY01 chromosome 14, ASM2296580v1, whole genome shotgun sequence genomic DNA includes:
- the LOC140812268 gene encoding tobamovirus multiplication protein 1-like isoform X2, translating into MLELRDGSCYPKEVVGVDIGLACVDGVIAIIAFYQMIRIHLRNSHLGWTRQKVFHLLIGTSNFGYLLYFGLTPLAACKDWLFWSQSCGFIIMAFPKILFVAAFLLLLSFWVDLCHQTNDDEEDEECSSREALLEKISKTDYSASSCCNFCTFRFIEIGSRQKVVILVTVLVTAIMVASSLLIWIGMGKNPIDAVVVAQVYVDLISISVLLLGIALACYGLVLFLKMRKVRSERSSSEMWKVAGLAIVCVVSFTSSASVALATNIPMDGLYTALLQVLYYFIGSSVPSAFILFEMRELPPPLTTKEQEESRTLAFISDGSVTTHPQHWITSTIVQNQVSRASPI
- the LOC140812268 gene encoding tobamovirus multiplication protein 1-like isoform X1 translates to MLELRDGSCYPKEVVGVDIGLACVDGVIAIIAFYQMIRIHLRNSHLGWTRQKVFHLLIGTSNFGYLLYFGLTPLAACKDWLFWSQSCGFIIMAFPKILFVAAFLLLLSFWVDLCHQTNDDEEDEECSSREALLEKISKTDYSASSCCNFCTFRFIEIGSRQKVVILVTVLVTAIMVASSLLIWIGMGKNPIDAVVVAQVYVDLISISVLLLGIALACYGLVLFLKMRKVRSERSSSEMWKVAGLAIVCVVSFTSSASVALATNIPLLYHWHGKQMDGLYTALLQVLYYFIGSSVPSAFILFEMRELPPPLTTKEQEESRTLAFISDGSVTTHPQHWITSTIVQNQVSRASPI
- the LOC140812268 gene encoding uncharacterized protein isoform X3, with amino-acid sequence MLELRDGSCYPKEVVGVDIGLACVDGVIAIIAFYQMIRIHLRNSHLGWTRQKVFHLLIGTSNFGYLLYFGLTPLAACKDWLFWSQSCGFIIMAFPKILFVAAFLLLLSFWVDLCHQTNDDEEDEECSSREALLEKISKTDYSASSCCNFCTFRFIEIGSRQKVVILVTVLVTAIMVASSLLIWIGMGKNPIDAVVVAQVYVDLISISVLLLGIALACYGCWFGHCMCCQFYIECFCCSCYKYSCSSVPSAFILFEMRELPPPLTTKEQEESRTLAFISDGSVTTHPQHWITSTIVQNQVSRASPI